One window from the genome of Chroogloeocystis siderophila 5.2 s.c.1 encodes:
- a CDS encoding sugar transferase, producing MTAHSLLSGKKIRAFVQSGLQKRSPSDKNKLLRSLLALTFAKQLLIKIPLDFVSREFIKRLFDIVFSLSVLILFSPVYLLLAFLIAYSSEGPIFYVQERVGKNYKPFGCIKFRTMVTNADEILVELMETSPHLRQEFADNFKLKQDPRITKIGHFLRLTSLDEFPQFWNVLKGDMSVVGPRPLVAQELYMYGSHIDKVLTIKPGITGLWQVSGRNDIPYSRRIQIDLYYVKFHNFWLDLWVIMKTIGVVIMPKNNGAY from the coding sequence ATGACTGCCCATTCGCTCCTCTCAGGCAAAAAAATACGGGCTTTTGTGCAATCTGGTCTTCAGAAGCGATCGCCCAGTGATAAAAACAAGTTATTGCGATCACTGTTAGCTTTGACGTTTGCCAAGCAATTGTTGATCAAAATACCGCTTGATTTTGTCAGTCGAGAGTTTATTAAAAGGCTATTTGACATTGTCTTCTCGTTATCAGTTCTGATTTTGTTTTCTCCGGTTTACCTCTTATTAGCGTTTCTCATTGCTTACAGTTCCGAAGGACCAATTTTTTACGTCCAGGAACGAGTCGGAAAAAACTACAAGCCATTTGGATGCATCAAATTCCGTACAATGGTAACGAACGCCGACGAGATATTAGTAGAGTTGATGGAAACATCACCTCATCTTCGGCAAGAATTTGCCGATAATTTTAAGCTAAAGCAAGACCCAAGAATTACAAAAATAGGTCACTTCTTACGATTAACGAGTCTCGATGAGTTTCCCCAATTTTGGAATGTTCTCAAAGGAGACATGAGTGTTGTTGGTCCTCGCCCTCTAGTAGCCCAAGAACTGTATATGTATGGCTCTCATATCGACAAAGTTTTGACGATTAAGCCAGGAATTACAGGGCTGTGGCAAGTCTCCGGACGCAATGACATTCCGTACAGTCGCAGAATTCAAATAGACCTTTACTACGTCAAATTTCATAACTTTTGGCTTGATTTATGGGTCATCATGAAAACAATCGGAGTCGTCATCATGCCAAAAAACAATGGTGCTTACTAA
- the galE gene encoding UDP-glucose 4-epimerase GalE, which translates to MLPVKQTILVTGGAGYIGSHAVMALQRAGYEVVVLDNLVYGHQDLVEKLQVELIVGDTNDRALLDEIFATKNIAAVMHFSAYAYVGESVTEPAKYYRNNVIGTLTLLEAMLAAFVDKFVFSSTCATYGVPHQIPITEDHPQNPINPYGATKLMVERILSDFSHAYSLKSVCFRYFNAAGADPDGLLGEDHNPETHLIPLVLQTALGQRQFVSIYGTDYPTSDGTCIRDYIHVMDLADAHILGLEYLLQGGETTVFNLGNGSGFSVKEVIDTAKTVTGKDIKVESSDRRPGDPPILVGSSEKARKILGWKPQYSDLKDIISHAWRWHQQRHG; encoded by the coding sequence ATGCTGCCAGTTAAGCAGACGATTTTAGTTACTGGAGGAGCAGGCTACATCGGCTCCCACGCAGTAATGGCACTGCAACGTGCTGGATATGAAGTAGTAGTGCTTGATAACTTGGTGTATGGGCATCAAGATTTGGTAGAAAAATTGCAGGTAGAGTTAATCGTTGGAGATACAAATGATCGCGCGCTACTCGATGAAATCTTTGCCACAAAAAACATCGCAGCAGTGATGCATTTTTCTGCTTACGCTTATGTAGGAGAGTCAGTAACCGAACCGGCGAAATACTATCGCAACAATGTCATCGGTACTTTAACTCTACTAGAAGCCATGCTGGCAGCCTTTGTAGATAAGTTCGTTTTTTCCTCTACTTGTGCTACCTACGGCGTCCCACATCAAATTCCGATTACCGAGGATCATCCGCAAAATCCCATCAATCCTTATGGCGCTACTAAATTAATGGTAGAAAGAATTCTCAGTGACTTTAGTCATGCTTACAGTTTAAAGTCGGTGTGTTTTCGCTACTTCAATGCTGCTGGTGCCGATCCGGATGGTTTGCTAGGAGAAGACCATAACCCAGAGACACACTTGATTCCACTTGTATTACAAACTGCTCTGGGTCAACGCCAATTTGTGTCAATTTATGGCACAGATTATCCTACTAGTGATGGAACTTGTATTAGAGACTATATTCATGTCATGGACCTTGCCGATGCGCATATCCTTGGTTTGGAATATTTACTGCAAGGAGGGGAGACGACAGTCTTTAATTTAGGAAATGGTAGTGGTTTTTCCGTGAAAGAGGTTATTGATACGGCTAAAACTGTTACTGGTAAAGATATTAAAGTTGAAAGTAGCGATCGCCGCCCTGGAGATCCTCCGATTCTCGTTGGTAGTAGCGAGAAGGCGAGGAAAATTTTAGGTTGGAAACCGCAATATTCTGACTTAAAAGATATCATTAGTCATGCTTGGCGTTGGCATCAGCAGCGACACGGATAG
- a CDS encoding M28 family peptidase has protein sequence MSLELKERLFAHLQEIVCDRDPYLATAGHFFVKHYIRQELEKYGSVESFAFTVRGKTHQNLILNLPGKQRGFPILVGAHYDAVPGTPGADDNATGVAVLLELARIFASEPARHPLRLVAFDLEEYGLLGGSGASEYASHLRQQNQPLRLMISLEMLGYYDSTPGSQQYPIRLLERLYPNCGNFIGLIGNLPTILDLVYLSRSIRQAGVSSEWLPVFNKGLTVPQTRLSDHAHFWDQGYPAMMITDTAMLRNPHYHKASDTIETLNLDFLAGVCLGLVQGLQSL, from the coding sequence ATGTCACTTGAGTTAAAAGAACGCTTATTTGCTCATCTGCAAGAAATTGTATGCGATCGCGACCCTTATTTAGCAACAGCAGGGCATTTTTTTGTTAAACACTACATCCGTCAAGAGTTAGAAAAATATGGAAGTGTAGAAAGTTTTGCATTTACTGTTAGAGGTAAAACGCATCAAAATTTAATTCTCAATCTACCAGGTAAACAGCGTGGCTTTCCGATTTTAGTCGGCGCACATTATGATGCTGTACCAGGAACACCAGGTGCAGACGACAATGCGACAGGTGTTGCTGTTTTATTAGAATTAGCGCGAATTTTTGCAAGCGAACCTGCAAGACATCCTTTACGCTTAGTTGCCTTCGATCTTGAAGAGTATGGCTTACTCGGTGGATCTGGTGCTTCTGAGTACGCAAGTCACTTACGCCAACAAAATCAACCACTGCGTTTAATGATTTCCCTAGAAATGTTAGGTTACTACGATTCTACTCCAGGGTCACAGCAATATCCGATTCGCTTACTAGAACGGTTATATCCGAATTGTGGTAATTTTATCGGTCTAATTGGTAATCTACCGACAATTTTAGACTTGGTTTACCTTAGCCGTAGCATTCGTCAAGCGGGAGTATCAAGCGAATGGCTACCTGTATTTAATAAAGGTTTAACTGTTCCACAAACTCGACTTAGCGATCACGCTCATTTTTGGGATCAAGGATATCCAGCAATGATGATTACAGATACTGCTATGTTACGCAATCCACACTATCATAAAGCAAGTGATACGATTGAAACTCTTAACTTAGATTTTCTTGCAGGTGTTTGTCTAGGATTAGTGCAAGGATTACAATCTTTATGA
- a CDS encoding ribonuclease D, with translation MLYLRNASEINALIAQYTHKKTLWVDTEIADFNTQNPRLSLIQVLGDPSDTIGRTVVILDVIEQPEIVENFIESIMNNPTIEKVFHQASYDLKFLGKNQAQNVTCTLEMAKSIPHYLLPLPNFSLKTLVEVLYQINIDKTEQTSDWGQRPLSDIQLNYAKMDPVYLAMVHHKLLQLQAVVYPNPETEDLTSLAARYLQLKQQLKLLSSEVEHIETRLKAAMQTQKISETDYLKLSRSQRQTTKVEFSQLATVAQQHRLSLNFPVTLTQKLQKELKEFMTELSLQVETTTSWRLSAKQVENIDNQDELDF, from the coding sequence ATGCTTTATTTAAGAAATGCAAGCGAAATTAATGCTTTAATTGCGCAATATACTCATAAAAAAACTCTATGGGTTGATACAGAAATAGCCGATTTTAATACTCAGAATCCCCGCTTATCTTTGATCCAAGTTTTAGGCGATCCTAGTGACACAATAGGAAGAACAGTCGTTATTTTAGATGTAATCGAGCAGCCTGAAATTGTCGAGAATTTTATTGAAAGCATTATGAATAATCCGACGATTGAAAAGGTATTTCATCAAGCTAGCTACGACTTAAAGTTTCTTGGTAAAAATCAGGCACAAAATGTAACTTGTACTTTAGAAATGGCGAAAAGCATCCCCCACTACCTTCTACCCTTACCCAATTTTTCCTTAAAAACTTTAGTAGAAGTTTTGTACCAGATAAATATTGATAAAACTGAGCAGACTAGTGATTGGGGACAGCGACCTTTAAGCGATATACAACTTAATTATGCTAAAATGGATCCTGTTTATCTAGCAATGGTTCACCACAAACTCTTGCAATTGCAAGCAGTTGTGTATCCAAATCCTGAGACAGAAGATTTAACATCTTTAGCTGCACGATATTTACAACTTAAGCAGCAGCTAAAGCTACTAAGTTCAGAAGTTGAGCATATTGAAACCCGATTAAAAGCAGCAATGCAAACTCAGAAAATTTCTGAGACCGATTATTTAAAATTGTCGCGATCGCAGCGCCAAACAACAAAGGTTGAATTTTCTCAACTTGCCACAGTAGCTCAACAACATAGATTATCATTGAATTTTCCGGTTACTTTAACCCAAAAGCTGCAAAAGGAATTGAAAGAATTTATGACTGAACTTTCACTCCAGGTAGAAACAACAACTAGCTGGCGATTGTCTGCAAAGCAGGTTGAAAATATAGACAATCAAGATGAGTTAGATTTTTGA
- a CDS encoding MHYT domain-containing protein — translation MTVIYNPYLVIVSAFIAVLASYTALDLAGRVATSQGADRKVWLVGGAIAMGTGIWSMHFIAMLAFSLHSSAQQIPIGYNLPITIISLLAAIFAAGLSLSLVSRPRVGFPTLLTSAILMGVGIGAMHYLGMAAMQMSAVIRYDPILFLLSVALAVVVSLVALKLSIKFRRQTQNINKKPQLIISALIMGAGILLLHYTGMAAARFTEDYERYVESATINNSSLAFYVACFTFLILGATLAITSDKAGREYGMRDY, via the coding sequence ATGACAGTTATATACAATCCTTATTTAGTTATTGTCTCAGCATTTATTGCTGTACTTGCTTCTTATACCGCACTCGATTTAGCTGGTCGAGTAGCAACTTCTCAAGGCGCTGACCGCAAAGTATGGTTAGTAGGAGGTGCGATCGCAATGGGAACAGGCATATGGTCAATGCACTTTATTGCTATGCTTGCCTTCTCGTTACATAGCTCAGCACAACAAATTCCTATTGGCTACAATTTACCAATCACAATAATTTCCCTGTTAGCAGCTATATTTGCTGCTGGCTTATCACTCTCACTCGTTAGCCGCCCTCGCGTCGGTTTCCCAACTTTATTAACGAGTGCGATTTTGATGGGTGTTGGAATTGGGGCAATGCATTATCTGGGAATGGCAGCAATGCAAATGAGCGCAGTCATTCGTTACGATCCAATTTTATTTTTGCTTTCAGTAGCACTTGCGGTCGTTGTGTCGTTAGTCGCATTAAAACTGTCGATCAAATTCCGACGTCAAACTCAGAATATCAATAAAAAGCCCCAATTGATTATTAGCGCGCTTATTATGGGTGCTGGTATTCTGTTATTGCACTATACTGGCATGGCAGCCGCAAGATTTACCGAAGATTACGAACGCTATGTCGAGAGTGCGACGATTAATAATAGTTCCCTAGCATTCTACGTTGCTTGCTTCACGTTTCTTATCTTGGGTGCAACCTTGGCTATTACCTCCGACAAGGCTGGTAGAGAATACGGTATGCGAGATTATTAG
- the pgsA gene encoding CDP-diacylglycerol--glycerol-3-phosphate 3-phosphatidyltransferase — MTLPNWVTLSRLLALPILLYYLENPTPQTRWLSVGIFLIAAMTDWVDGYLARRLNQITELGKFLDPLVDKLLILAPLLPLIKLEQVPAWGVFLILARELTVAGWRVTPSLTGTTAITGANFWGKLKTVSQIAAIALLIAPLPVTWQFLSLIAFWVAVALTLISGAIYLLPATDKISSSAEKSTSAVSRPDAR; from the coding sequence ATGACCTTGCCCAACTGGGTGACGCTGTCGCGCCTACTAGCACTGCCAATATTACTTTATTACTTAGAAAATCCTACACCCCAAACGCGTTGGTTGAGTGTCGGCATTTTTTTAATTGCAGCAATGACCGATTGGGTTGATGGGTACCTTGCCCGCCGACTCAATCAAATAACTGAATTAGGTAAATTTCTCGATCCTTTAGTCGATAAACTACTCATTCTTGCGCCATTACTACCTTTGATTAAACTAGAACAAGTACCCGCATGGGGCGTCTTTCTGATTTTGGCGCGGGAGTTAACTGTAGCAGGCTGGCGCGTGACTCCTAGTTTAACGGGGACTACCGCAATTACTGGTGCTAACTTTTGGGGCAAACTCAAAACGGTGAGTCAGATAGCTGCGATCGCACTTTTGATTGCTCCCTTACCCGTTACTTGGCAATTTCTTTCGCTGATTGCGTTTTGGGTAGCCGTCGCGCTTACGCTGATTTCTGGTGCGATTTATTTATTGCCTGCGACCGATAAAATTTCGTCATCTGCCGAAAAGTCAACTTCGGCGGTGTCGCGACCTGATGCGAGATAA
- a CDS encoding SET domain-containing protein yields the protein MVVLSEIFRLAKNEKFYIAKSRFGQGLFARKNIALGEKILEFTGDIIDFDKAVLKAPKYEGDPLQIGRNLYVNLEPPGRFVNHSCDPNAGIKNDVELVALKQIRAGEEIYFDYSTTMDEDYWVMQCGCGSTHCRRVIKDFKHLPSHVKRKYLELNVVQNFIATQYESTVTAKY from the coding sequence ATGGTAGTATTATCTGAAATTTTCCGCTTGGCAAAAAATGAAAAGTTCTACATAGCTAAAAGTAGATTTGGTCAAGGACTTTTTGCCAGAAAAAATATTGCTTTAGGAGAAAAAATTTTAGAATTTACTGGGGATATTATCGATTTCGATAAAGCGGTTTTAAAAGCTCCGAAATATGAAGGCGATCCACTACAAATAGGCAGAAATCTGTATGTTAATTTAGAACCACCAGGTCGCTTTGTCAATCATTCTTGCGATCCTAATGCTGGTATTAAAAATGATGTAGAATTAGTAGCATTGAAACAGATCCGTGCGGGTGAAGAGATATACTTCGACTATTCTACAACGATGGATGAAGATTATTGGGTTATGCAATGTGGTTGTGGAAGTACACATTGTAGAAGAGTTATTAAAGATTTTAAACATTTACCATCTCATGTAAAACGTAAGTACTTAGAGTTAAATGTGGTACAAAACTTTATTGCAACCCAATACGAATCAACAGTTACCGCAAAATATTGA
- a CDS encoding glycosyltransferase has protein sequence MALKYALVHEWLTPKATGGSELVVQEILKHIDADLYALIDFESTNPDSYLFQRSIGTTFLQHFPFARNGVQKYLPLLPLAIEQLDLRAYDVIVSSSHTVAKGVLTSPDQMHVCYCHTPMRFAWELTFDYLRNSRSGRGLPGILTRYLLHRMRQWDTLSANRVDYFVANSQNTARRIWRCYRRPATVIYPPVNIERFPLITTKQDFYLTVSRLVSYKQVSLIVRAFNQLKKPLVVIGTGQELKQIRTLAQSNVQVLGEQPNEVVEKYMAAAKAFVYAACEDFGIAPVEAQACGTPVIAYGAGGALETVRSIEQYSDTGTGIFFATQTEAALMEAIEKFEAYQRVFQPEWIRTHATQFAADVFREKFLAFLQNSWQDYSTNQHLSG, from the coding sequence GTGGCTTTAAAATATGCACTTGTCCATGAGTGGCTAACGCCTAAAGCTACTGGTGGGTCAGAACTCGTAGTCCAAGAAATTCTCAAGCATATTGATGCTGATTTGTATGCATTGATCGACTTTGAATCAACGAATCCCGACAGCTATCTGTTTCAACGTTCAATCGGAACAACATTCTTGCAGCATTTTCCCTTTGCCCGCAATGGCGTACAGAAGTATTTACCACTGTTACCACTGGCAATTGAACAGTTAGATCTACGTGCCTACGATGTCATTGTTTCATCATCGCACACGGTTGCTAAAGGAGTTTTGACAAGTCCAGATCAAATGCACGTGTGCTATTGTCATACTCCCATGCGCTTTGCTTGGGAACTGACTTTCGATTACCTTCGCAATAGCCGTAGTGGTCGCGGATTACCTGGAATTTTGACGCGATATCTCCTCCACCGAATGCGCCAGTGGGATACACTAAGCGCAAATCGCGTAGATTACTTCGTTGCTAATTCACAAAACACCGCACGCCGCATTTGGCGCTGCTACCGCCGCCCAGCAACTGTAATTTACCCACCAGTAAACATCGAACGGTTTCCGTTAATAACGACAAAGCAAGACTTTTATTTAACCGTCTCCCGTTTGGTGAGTTATAAGCAAGTATCGTTAATTGTGCGTGCTTTTAACCAACTCAAAAAACCTTTAGTCGTGATTGGTACGGGGCAAGAACTCAAGCAAATTCGTACATTAGCACAATCGAACGTTCAAGTTCTAGGAGAACAGCCGAATGAAGTTGTGGAAAAGTACATGGCTGCGGCAAAAGCGTTTGTTTATGCAGCTTGCGAGGATTTTGGCATCGCACCTGTAGAAGCCCAAGCTTGCGGTACTCCAGTCATTGCTTACGGTGCGGGAGGTGCGTTAGAAACTGTGCGTTCAATTGAGCAATATTCAGATACGGGAACTGGTATATTTTTTGCAACCCAAACCGAAGCAGCGTTAATGGAAGCGATAGAAAAATTTGAAGCTTATCAAAGAGTGTTTCAGCCAGAGTGGATTCGCACTCACGCGACTCAGTTCGCTGCGGATGTCTTTCGTGAAAAGTTTCTCGCATTTCTACAAAACTCATGGCAAGATTACAGTACAAATCAGCACCTTTCGGGTTGA
- a CDS encoding NAD-dependent epimerase/dehydratase family protein produces the protein MRILIMGGTRFIGVYLTRKLVAEGHEVVLFNRGNRPLPVAGVAQITGDRTQPDDLKEKLSSQNFDVIFDNNGRELSDTQPLAEIFKDRVQHFVYMSSAGVYLPSDQMPHQEGDAVDPKSRHRGKHETEAFLARLGIPFTAVRPTYIYGPQNYNDLESWFFDRIVRDRPIPIPGNGLHITQFGHVDDLAQAMCQVLGCSQAIGEIYNVSGDRYVTFDGLARACAVAVGKPPEALEIVHYDPKKFDFGKRKAFPMRVQHFFAAVDKAKTQLNWQPKYDLISGLKDSFHNDYLASGRDTAEVDFSADDEILSVAGNK, from the coding sequence ATGCGAATTTTGATTATGGGTGGTACGCGATTTATTGGCGTGTACCTGACACGAAAACTTGTTGCCGAAGGACATGAAGTTGTATTGTTTAATCGGGGTAATCGACCGCTTCCAGTGGCAGGAGTCGCGCAAATCACAGGCGATCGCACCCAGCCCGACGATTTAAAAGAAAAACTATCTTCACAAAACTTTGACGTTATTTTTGATAATAACGGGCGGGAACTCAGCGATACCCAACCTTTAGCGGAAATCTTTAAAGATCGCGTTCAACATTTTGTTTATATGAGTTCGGCGGGAGTGTATTTACCTTCTGACCAAATGCCGCATCAAGAAGGCGATGCGGTAGATCCCAAAAGCCGCCATCGTGGTAAGCACGAAACTGAAGCTTTTCTTGCTCGACTTGGTATCCCTTTTACAGCGGTTCGCCCGACTTATATTTATGGTCCGCAAAATTACAATGACCTAGAAAGCTGGTTTTTTGATCGCATCGTGCGCGATCGCCCAATTCCAATTCCTGGTAACGGATTACACATCACGCAATTTGGTCACGTAGACGATCTCGCGCAAGCGATGTGTCAAGTTTTAGGGTGTTCGCAAGCGATCGGCGAAATTTATAACGTGTCAGGCGATCGCTATGTCACATTTGATGGATTAGCCCGTGCGTGTGCTGTAGCGGTTGGTAAACCACCCGAAGCATTAGAAATTGTACATTACGACCCCAAAAAGTTTGATTTTGGCAAGCGTAAAGCTTTCCCCATGCGCGTACAGCACTTCTTTGCAGCAGTAGATAAAGCAAAAACTCAACTCAACTGGCAACCAAAATACGATCTTATTTCGGGTTTAAAAGACTCATTCCACAACGATTATCTCGCATCAGGTCGCGACACCGCCGAAGTTGACTTTTCGGCAGATGACGAAATTTTATCGGTCGCAGGCAATAAATAA
- a CDS encoding PhzF family phenazine biosynthesis protein has protein sequence MKFFIVDVFAEEKYAGNQLAVFIELGVLSTQQMQKIAKEMNYSETTFITSLELQEGGYAIRIFTPEQELPFAGHPTLGTAYILQKEINLPIEQIILNLQVGQIPVTLHYLDESIEELWMQQKPPTFHQTFTVETLAPILNLDLDEIDSRYPIQEVSTGIPFIILPLKKLLSIKKIKINRDKYFKLVEQTQAKAILTFCPETNKPENNLAVRVFADAVGVPEDPATGSANGCLAGYLVKYSYFNTDSIDVRVEQGYEIGRPSLLLLKAEKNEAEIKVFVGGKVIMVAQGEFV, from the coding sequence ATGAAGTTTTTCATTGTAGATGTATTTGCTGAAGAAAAATATGCAGGTAATCAACTCGCAGTTTTTATAGAACTAGGTGTCCTCTCAACACAGCAGATGCAGAAAATTGCTAAGGAAATGAACTATTCGGAAACCACTTTTATTACCTCTTTAGAACTGCAAGAAGGAGGTTATGCTATACGAATATTCACACCAGAACAAGAATTGCCTTTTGCCGGACACCCAACTTTAGGCACAGCTTACATCCTACAAAAAGAAATTAATCTTCCTATCGAGCAGATTATCTTAAACTTACAAGTTGGACAGATACCTGTCACTCTTCATTATTTAGATGAAAGTATAGAAGAATTGTGGATGCAGCAAAAGCCACCAACATTTCATCAAACTTTTACAGTAGAGACACTAGCCCCTATTTTGAATTTAGACTTAGATGAAATTGATTCAAGATATCCTATTCAAGAGGTATCAACTGGCATACCGTTTATTATTCTTCCTTTAAAAAAGCTCTTAAGTATAAAAAAAATTAAAATTAATCGAGATAAATACTTTAAATTAGTAGAACAAACGCAAGCAAAAGCAATTCTAACTTTCTGTCCAGAAACAAATAAACCTGAGAATAACTTAGCTGTTAGGGTATTTGCTGATGCTGTTGGTGTTCCAGAAGATCCTGCAACAGGCAGTGCAAATGGTTGTCTAGCAGGGTATTTAGTCAAATATTCCTATTTTAATACTGATTCAATCGACGTGCGCGTTGAGCAAGGATATGAAATTGGTAGACCTTCATTGCTATTACTGAAAGCCGAGAAAAATGAGGCAGAAATAAAAGTTTTTGTCGGTGGTAAAGTAATTATGGTGGCTCAGGGTGAGTTTGTTTAA